Proteins from a genomic interval of Brucella intermedia LMG 3301:
- a CDS encoding ligase-associated DNA damage response DEXH box helicase, giving the protein MTLNQKPAAASAAFPLPDRFLEWFAAKGWSPRAHQLELLARAEQGQSTLLIAPTGAGKTLAGFLPALVDLEKRGRQKPGMAKRGVHTLYISPLKALAVDIHRNLTVPVEEMGLDITIETRTGDTPAHKRQRQKLAPPDILLTTPEQLALLIASKGAEQFFKDLRYVVLDELHSLVISKRGHLLALGLARLRRLQPQLQTIGLSATVAEPDQLRRWLVEQDGDDSMAGLVTVDGGAKPEITILDSDERVPWAGHSSRYAIPDIYEAIRQHRTTLLFVNTRSQAEMLFQELWRVNEDTLPIALHHGSLDASQRRKVEQAMAANTLRAVVATSTLDLGIDWGDVDLVIHVGAPKGASRLAQRIGRANHRMDEPSRAILVPANRFEVMECRAALDANYLGAQDTPPLIQGALDVLAQHVLGMACAEPFQADQLYREVRSAAPYWSLPRDTFDRILNFVATGGYALKTYERFAKIRKTVDGTWRVSNPRIAQQYRLNIGTIVEAPELNVRLTRGGKGGSARGGRVLGRIEEYFLETLTAGDTFLFAGKVLRFEGIRENECIASNAAGQDAKIPVYAGGKFPLSTYLAAQVRAMLADRTRWQFLPEQVREWLEVQQWKSVLPATDELLIETFPRGSRFYMVAYPFEGRLAHQTLGMLLTRRLERMGAHPLGFVATDYSLGLWGLKDMGAMIGTGKLSLTRLFDEDMLGDDLEAWLDESYLLKRTFRNCAVISGLIERRHPGQEKTGRQVTVSTDLIYDVLRTHEPDHILLQATRADAATGLLDIRRLGDMLARVKGHLLHKPLDRISPLALPVMLEIGRERVAGEGDEMLLEEAADDLIREAMQ; this is encoded by the coding sequence GTGACACTGAACCAGAAACCCGCCGCCGCATCTGCCGCCTTTCCCTTGCCGGACCGTTTTCTCGAATGGTTTGCGGCCAAGGGCTGGTCGCCGCGCGCCCATCAGCTGGAGCTTCTGGCGCGTGCCGAACAGGGCCAGTCCACGCTGCTGATTGCCCCGACCGGCGCGGGCAAGACGCTGGCCGGTTTTCTGCCTGCGCTGGTTGATCTGGAAAAACGCGGACGCCAGAAGCCCGGCATGGCGAAACGCGGCGTGCATACGCTTTATATCTCGCCGCTAAAGGCACTTGCGGTCGATATTCACCGCAATCTCACCGTGCCGGTCGAGGAAATGGGTCTCGACATCACCATCGAGACGCGCACCGGCGATACGCCTGCGCACAAGCGCCAGCGACAGAAACTGGCGCCGCCGGATATTCTGCTGACGACGCCGGAGCAGCTTGCGCTGTTGATCGCATCCAAGGGTGCGGAACAGTTCTTCAAGGACCTGCGCTACGTGGTGCTGGACGAATTGCACTCGCTGGTCATTTCCAAGCGCGGGCATCTTCTGGCGCTGGGGCTGGCGCGATTGCGCCGCCTGCAACCGCAATTGCAGACCATCGGCCTCTCCGCAACGGTGGCGGAGCCTGACCAGCTGCGCCGCTGGCTGGTGGAACAGGATGGCGACGATTCCATGGCCGGTCTTGTGACGGTCGATGGCGGCGCCAAGCCGGAAATCACCATTCTCGATTCCGATGAGCGCGTGCCATGGGCAGGACATTCCTCGCGCTATGCCATCCCAGATATCTACGAGGCGATCCGCCAGCACCGCACGACGCTTCTGTTCGTCAATACCCGCAGCCAGGCGGAGATGCTGTTTCAGGAACTCTGGCGGGTCAATGAGGACACGCTGCCGATTGCGCTGCATCACGGTTCACTCGATGCGAGCCAGCGCCGCAAGGTCGAGCAGGCCATGGCCGCCAACACTTTGCGCGCTGTGGTCGCGACCTCGACGCTCGATCTCGGGATCGACTGGGGCGATGTCGATCTGGTCATTCATGTCGGCGCGCCGAAGGGGGCGAGCCGCCTCGCGCAGCGTATCGGTCGCGCCAACCACCGGATGGACGAGCCGAGCCGGGCCATTCTAGTACCCGCCAACCGCTTCGAGGTGATGGAGTGCCGCGCCGCACTCGACGCAAATTATCTGGGTGCACAGGATACGCCGCCCCTAATCCAAGGGGCGCTGGATGTGCTGGCCCAGCACGTGCTTGGCATGGCCTGCGCCGAACCTTTCCAGGCCGACCAGCTTTACCGTGAGGTGCGGAGCGCCGCACCCTATTGGAGCCTTCCGCGAGACACGTTCGACCGCATTCTGAATTTCGTGGCGACCGGCGGCTATGCGCTCAAGACCTATGAGCGGTTTGCGAAAATCCGCAAGACCGTGGACGGCACGTGGCGGGTGTCCAATCCGCGCATCGCGCAGCAATATCGGCTCAATATCGGCACGATTGTCGAAGCGCCGGAGCTGAATGTCCGGCTTACTCGCGGCGGCAAGGGCGGAAGCGCAAGGGGTGGACGTGTCCTTGGCCGGATCGAGGAATATTTCCTGGAGACGCTGACTGCTGGCGACACCTTCCTGTTTGCCGGAAAGGTTCTGCGCTTCGAAGGCATCCGCGAGAATGAATGCATCGCCTCCAATGCGGCCGGTCAAGATGCCAAGATACCTGTCTATGCGGGAGGGAAGTTTCCGCTTTCGACCTATCTTGCCGCGCAGGTGCGCGCCATGCTCGCCGACCGCACACGCTGGCAGTTTCTGCCGGAACAGGTGCGGGAATGGCTGGAAGTGCAGCAATGGAAATCCGTGCTGCCTGCAACGGACGAGCTTTTGATCGAAACCTTTCCGCGCGGCAGTCGCTTCTACATGGTCGCCTATCCTTTCGAGGGCCGGCTGGCTCACCAGACGCTCGGCATGTTGCTGACACGCCGTCTGGAACGCATGGGCGCGCATCCGCTGGGCTTCGTCGCGACCGATTATTCGCTGGGCTTATGGGGCCTCAAGGATATGGGCGCGATGATCGGCACGGGAAAACTCAGCCTTACCCGGCTCTTCGATGAGGACATGCTGGGCGACGATCTCGAAGCATGGCTTGATGAAAGCTACCTTCTCAAACGCACTTTCCGCAATTGCGCCGTGATTTCCGGGCTTATCGAGCGCCGTCATCCGGGACAGGAAAAGACAGGCCGTCAGGTTACGGTTTCCACCGACCTGATCTATGACGTCCTGCGGACCCACGAGCCGGACCATATTCTATTGCAGGCGACGCGCGCGGATGCCGCGACGGGGCTGCTGGATATCAGGCGTCTGGGCGACATGCTGGCGCGCGTGAAAGGCCATCTGCTGCACAAGCCGCTCGACAGGATTTCGCCGCTGGCGCTGCCTGTGATGCTTGAAATCGGGCGCGAGCGCGTGGCAGGCGAGGGCGATGAAATGCTGCTTGAAGAAGCGGCGGATGATCTGATCAGGGAAGCAATGCAATGA
- a CDS encoding ligase-associated DNA damage response exonuclease, with protein sequence MRFNQLLCSSPKGLYCPPGDFYIDPVRPVERALITHGHSDHARSGHTHVLATRETLDIMALRYGVNFAETTQPVSLGETLTLNGVRISFHGAGHVLGSAQIAVEMDGTRIVASGDYKRAADPTCAPFEPVACDVFITEATFALPVFRHPDAAHEIATLLKSIRQFPERAHLVGAYSLGKAQRVIKLIRNAGYWEPIYIHGALENICEYYQTQGVDLGPLEPATLERSAVQPDFAGKIIVGPPSAFSDRWARRFPDPVPAFASGWMRIRQRAKQQGVELPLIISDHCDWDELTATITEIAPAEVWVTHGREEALVRWCELQNIPAKPLHLVGYEDEGD encoded by the coding sequence ATGCGCTTCAACCAGCTTCTATGCTCCTCTCCCAAAGGTCTTTATTGCCCGCCCGGCGATTTTTACATCGACCCGGTGCGCCCGGTGGAACGTGCGCTCATCACCCACGGGCACTCCGACCACGCGCGTTCGGGCCACACCCATGTGCTGGCAACGCGCGAAACACTCGACATCATGGCGTTGCGCTATGGGGTGAATTTCGCAGAAACGACGCAACCGGTAAGCCTCGGCGAAACCCTCACGCTCAATGGCGTGCGGATAAGCTTTCATGGAGCGGGCCATGTGCTTGGCTCGGCCCAGATCGCGGTGGAGATGGACGGCACCCGCATCGTCGCTTCGGGCGACTACAAGCGTGCAGCCGATCCGACATGCGCCCCTTTTGAGCCCGTCGCCTGTGATGTCTTCATCACCGAAGCCACTTTTGCCCTGCCGGTATTCCGTCACCCGGATGCAGCACACGAGATCGCGACGCTTCTCAAATCGATCCGGCAGTTTCCCGAGCGTGCGCATCTTGTCGGGGCTTATTCGCTGGGCAAAGCGCAACGGGTCATCAAGCTCATACGCAATGCAGGCTATTGGGAACCGATCTATATCCACGGCGCGCTGGAAAATATCTGCGAGTATTATCAAACGCAAGGTGTCGATCTCGGACCTCTCGAACCGGCCACCCTGGAACGCAGTGCGGTACAACCGGATTTTGCAGGAAAGATCATCGTCGGCCCGCCCTCGGCTTTCTCCGACCGCTGGGCGCGACGGTTTCCCGATCCGGTCCCAGCCTTTGCCTCGGGCTGGATGCGCATCCGACAGCGCGCCAAACAGCAGGGCGTTGAACTGCCGCTCATCATTTCCGACCATTGCGACTGGGATGAGCTGACGGCGACCATAACGGAAATCGCCCCCGCAGAAGTGTGGGTTACCCATGGGCGTGAGGAAGCTCTCGTTCGCTGGTGCGAGTTGCAGAACATACCGGCAAAGCCGCTGCATCTCGTCGGCTATGAAGATGAGGGCGACTGA